In the Leptospira sp. WS4.C2 genome, one interval contains:
- the ptsP gene encoding phosphoenolpyruvate--protein phosphotransferase, producing the protein MEEKTTFKGISAYPGTVYGKVFRWKQSKRKREDRTDLSPDEIKEEVELLKKGLRKTEEDLADLVQKSKANRELSEILESQIVFLNDPLFRARVFERISQNNESAGLALETAVSSLYDEFQSIPDEFFRERADHILDIGKRIESNLYPDKLADQTKIPEDVILIAKEITPSEMIQLGKVGLRGIATDFGGKTGHTAIIARNYGIPTIVGLKNITSHVEDDDYILLDATKGILNRSPGIDEIKLAGIRSEIHKVQPLREISDGPREIKTKDGKKFSLRANIDSEDEVDLAFEQGADGIGLVRTEILFIRYVEFKPTEEEQFAVYKRILLKMVGRPVTFRVWDIGADKMENGYEEANPFLGNRGIRYLLRHPHFFKEQLRALLRASEFGTMRIMLPMITTRSEILQTKTLFAECREELKSTGLDITKKIPLGIMVETPACALNLPFLGNHVDFYSVGTNDLLQYLLAVERNNHLVGDLYNPWQVVFLLLLKNIADVANSQKKPISICGEIGSDPMFTAVLIGLGFRDLSSALPLMREVGEKVQEISSWKAKLLAEQVINLAGEEKFDEIEALVLETKG; encoded by the coding sequence ATGGAAGAAAAAACCACATTTAAAGGCATTTCTGCCTATCCAGGCACAGTTTATGGCAAAGTGTTTCGTTGGAAACAATCCAAACGGAAACGCGAAGACCGCACGGACCTCTCCCCAGACGAAATCAAAGAAGAAGTAGAACTCCTAAAAAAAGGACTTCGCAAAACAGAAGAAGACCTTGCTGATCTTGTCCAAAAATCTAAGGCAAACAGAGAACTTTCCGAAATCTTAGAATCCCAAATTGTATTTTTGAATGATCCCTTATTTCGCGCCCGAGTCTTCGAAAGAATTTCGCAAAACAACGAGTCGGCGGGTCTTGCCCTAGAAACAGCTGTTAGTTCCTTATACGATGAATTCCAATCCATTCCTGATGAATTCTTTCGGGAACGTGCCGACCATATTTTGGACATTGGCAAACGAATTGAATCCAATCTTTATCCTGATAAATTAGCCGACCAAACCAAAATCCCTGAAGATGTGATCCTGATCGCCAAAGAAATCACACCATCAGAGATGATCCAACTAGGCAAAGTGGGCCTAAGAGGAATTGCCACAGACTTTGGAGGGAAAACGGGTCATACGGCCATCATTGCAAGAAATTACGGGATTCCAACAATTGTTGGCTTAAAAAACATCACCTCACACGTAGAAGACGACGACTATATTTTATTAGATGCTACTAAAGGAATTTTAAACCGGTCTCCCGGGATTGATGAAATCAAACTCGCTGGAATCAGAAGTGAAATACATAAAGTCCAACCCCTTCGTGAAATCAGTGATGGTCCAAGAGAAATCAAAACCAAAGATGGTAAAAAGTTTTCCCTCAGAGCCAATATTGATTCCGAAGACGAAGTGGATTTGGCCTTTGAACAGGGGGCCGATGGAATTGGTCTTGTAAGAACCGAAATCCTATTCATTCGGTATGTAGAATTCAAACCTACGGAAGAAGAACAGTTTGCCGTCTACAAACGAATTTTACTAAAGATGGTGGGACGGCCCGTAACTTTCCGTGTCTGGGACATTGGTGCTGATAAAATGGAAAATGGATACGAAGAAGCCAATCCCTTTCTCGGAAACCGTGGGATTCGTTACCTTCTCCGCCATCCGCATTTTTTTAAGGAACAACTGAGAGCCCTCCTTCGAGCCAGCGAATTTGGAACCATGAGGATCATGCTTCCGATGATCACCACCCGTTCGGAAATTTTACAAACTAAAACTTTGTTTGCCGAATGTCGTGAAGAACTAAAGAGTACAGGACTTGACATCACAAAAAAAATTCCTCTTGGGATTATGGTAGAAACACCTGCTTGTGCCCTAAACCTACCCTTTCTTGGAAACCATGTAGATTTTTATAGTGTCGGGACAAACGATCTATTACAATACCTTCTTGCTGTAGAACGAAACAACCATTTGGTGGGAGATCTATACAATCCTTGGCAAGTGGTCTTTTTGCTTCTTTTGAAAAACATTGCCGATGTGGCCAATTCGCAAAAAAAACCAATTAGTATTTGTGGAGAAATTGGAAGTGATCCCATGTTTACCGCAGTCCTCATTGGGCTTGGGTTTCGGGATTTGAGTTCGGCTCTCCCACTGATGCGAGAAGTCGGAGAAAAAGTGCAGGAGATTTCTTCTTGGAAAGCAAAACTTCTCGCAGAACAAGTGATAAACCTTGCTGGCGAAGAAAAATTTGATGAGATCGAAGCCCTAGTTTTAGAAACCAAGGGTTAG
- a CDS encoding MlaE family ABC transporter permease — MKRAFSKTLEPLLYAIGYTVLLLFRAVGQSHQLYFKRKEILEQMFIAGVGSLFVVSIVSIFTGMILGLNTGLGLRDFGAEGQIGLLLTITLTREMSPFMTSLILAASVGSAMAAEIGTMKVSEEIDALEVMSINPVRYLVMPRIVGFSLMVPVLCVYSAALGILGGGIVGHFQLGIDMISYFQDVYYRISSVPGLKDLYVGLLKGYVFGLSISTISCSQGLRTEGGAIGVGQTTRKAVVTSFLMVIFSGYVLTALFYK, encoded by the coding sequence ATGAAACGCGCTTTTTCCAAAACCTTGGAGCCCTTACTCTATGCCATTGGGTATACGGTCCTCCTTCTCTTTCGTGCGGTGGGACAGTCCCACCAGCTCTATTTCAAACGAAAAGAAATCTTAGAACAAATGTTCATTGCAGGTGTTGGGTCTCTTTTTGTTGTCTCCATTGTTTCTATTTTTACAGGTATGATCCTTGGCCTAAACACCGGTCTTGGTCTTCGGGACTTTGGGGCGGAAGGGCAAATTGGACTCCTCCTTACCATCACACTCACTCGCGAGATGTCTCCTTTTATGACTTCTCTTATCCTTGCCGCCTCCGTAGGTTCGGCAATGGCTGCAGAGATTGGAACCATGAAAGTTTCCGAAGAAATTGATGCTTTGGAAGTGATGTCCATCAATCCCGTTCGGTATCTGGTGATGCCAAGAATCGTCGGGTTTTCCCTTATGGTTCCTGTACTTTGTGTGTATTCTGCCGCCTTAGGAATATTAGGTGGTGGGATCGTGGGACACTTCCAACTGGGAATTGATATGATCAGTTACTTCCAAGATGTGTATTATCGAATCTCTTCCGTTCCAGGACTGAAAGATTTATATGTGGGACTTCTCAAAGGTTATGTGTTTGGTCTCTCTATCTCCACTATATCCTGTAGCCAGGGACTTAGGACAGAAGGTGGAGCCATCGGTGTGGGCCAAACCACAAGAAAAGCTGTGGTGACTTCGTTTCTTATGGTCATATTTTCTGGTTATGTGCTCACAGCCTTATTTTATAAATGA
- the lpxC gene encoding UDP-3-O-acyl-N-acetylglucosamine deacetylase: MLTAIHRKTIQNSITLKGIGVHSGKMVTLRLHPAEANTGLIFYLYKGIQKIRIPVSLDHVVDTSNATTIGDGSSNRVQTIEHLLAAVHTLGITDCIFEIDSVEVPIMDGSSLPFWEGIRSAGIRVLDETIEPITIANPIWVVDGDKYLVMLPSDELKVTYSIDFNHPLLRGQSYTTTLDESILGTDILPARTFGFLKDVEALQARGLAMGGSLDNAVVLTDDGYLNETLRYDNECVRHKILDLIGDLAVMGRPFRGHLIASKAGHALDISLAKCIMSQVTGNELTQFKSKRIPLFSKKQAVR; this comes from the coding sequence ATGCTAACGGCGATACACAGAAAAACGATCCAAAACTCCATCACTCTTAAGGGAATTGGCGTACATTCCGGGAAAATGGTGACTTTACGACTCCATCCGGCGGAAGCAAATACAGGACTCATCTTCTACCTCTACAAAGGCATTCAGAAAATTCGAATTCCCGTCTCCCTCGACCATGTAGTCGACACAAGTAACGCCACAACCATTGGGGACGGAAGTTCCAACCGAGTACAAACCATAGAGCACCTTCTCGCCGCAGTCCATACTTTAGGAATTACCGATTGTATCTTTGAAATTGATTCCGTTGAAGTTCCCATTATGGATGGTTCCTCTCTTCCCTTTTGGGAAGGGATCCGGTCGGCAGGAATTCGGGTATTGGATGAAACCATCGAACCCATTACCATCGCCAACCCCATTTGGGTGGTAGACGGGGACAAATACCTCGTCATGCTTCCTTCCGACGAACTCAAAGTCACTTATAGTATCGATTTCAACCACCCCCTCCTCAGAGGACAATCTTACACCACCACTCTTGATGAATCCATTTTAGGAACAGACATCCTGCCTGCCCGAACTTTTGGGTTTTTGAAAGATGTGGAAGCCCTCCAAGCGCGAGGCCTTGCCATGGGTGGGTCTCTCGACAATGCAGTAGTTCTGACAGATGACGGGTATTTGAACGAAACTTTGCGTTATGATAACGAATGTGTCCGTCACAAGATTCTCGATCTCATTGGGGACTTGGCAGTGATGGGTAGACCTTTTCGTGGCCATTTGATTGCTTCCAAAGCGGGTCACGCACTAGACATCTCTCTTGCGAAATGCATTATGAGCCAAGTCACTGGCAATGAACTCACCCAGTTCAAAAGCAAAAGAATCCCACTTTTCTCTAAAAAACAAGCGGTCCGTTAG
- a CDS encoding ABC transporter ATP-binding protein, with protein sequence METFAIEMKNVHKAFGKRKILTGMNIQVKQGETMVILGPSGTGKSVSLKHITGLLDPDEGDCQIFGESIVHAKERKREELRSKLGVLFQSGALINWLTVYENVALPLREHKIASGAELDRIVMEKLKWLDLVPAKDTLPSNISGGMKKRVGLARALTSQPKIVLYDEPTSGLDPVMSNVINDLVIRLQKELGLTSIVVTHDMNSAYRIADRISFLYEGKVQFCGTSEEIQKSTNPVIQQFIHGNTVGPMILDHSELKKGKSN encoded by the coding sequence ATGGAAACCTTTGCCATTGAAATGAAAAACGTCCACAAAGCTTTCGGTAAACGAAAGATCTTAACGGGAATGAACATACAAGTAAAACAAGGAGAAACTATGGTCATCCTTGGTCCTTCGGGTACTGGAAAATCAGTGAGTCTCAAACACATCACCGGCCTCCTCGATCCCGATGAAGGAGATTGCCAAATTTTCGGCGAATCCATAGTGCATGCCAAGGAAAGGAAAAGAGAAGAACTTCGCTCCAAATTAGGAGTTTTGTTCCAGTCAGGAGCACTCATCAATTGGCTTACTGTCTACGAAAATGTGGCTCTTCCTTTACGAGAACATAAAATTGCCTCAGGGGCAGAGCTTGACCGCATTGTTATGGAAAAATTGAAATGGCTCGACCTGGTTCCCGCCAAAGATACGTTACCGAGTAATATTTCTGGGGGGATGAAAAAACGTGTCGGTCTTGCCCGGGCCCTCACTTCCCAACCTAAAATCGTGTTATACGACGAACCTACTTCAGGCCTTGATCCAGTGATGTCGAATGTCATCAATGATCTTGTCATCCGATTGCAAAAGGAATTAGGTCTAACATCTATCGTGGTTACTCATGATATGAATTCAGCCTACAGGATTGCCGATAGAATTAGTTTTCTCTATGAAGGTAAGGTGCAGTTTTGCGGAACCTCGGAAGAGATCCAAAAATCAACGAATCCCGTCATCCAACAGTTCATTCATGGAAATACAGTAGGCCCAATGATTCTGGATCATTCGGAATTAAAAAAAGGAAAATCCAATTGA
- a CDS encoding MlaD family protein, which produces MPTIGRALIVGLLFIFSLVAVGYFTIVTEGGPFQKSGYQLPVYFPDAEGIKIGNKVTIHGVPFGYVSKIRLVQIDEYGNLLPEGETGIGTKVELTLLLKGKVQLFSNYEITIKNESLLSGRVVSLDPGSKFPVDPKTKEYMMAEPALTKVEISPKSGKLMPIQGKVTQDPLVSLSELIAENRSDIRKTVQNIAGITGKINEGQGTLGKLINESDVHKSVNTTLGDAQVVLKELREGLEDTREQAPVTSFIRSALSAF; this is translated from the coding sequence ATGCCTACCATAGGTCGCGCTCTCATCGTCGGTCTTTTATTTATCTTTTCCCTTGTGGCAGTGGGTTATTTCACCATTGTCACAGAAGGTGGCCCCTTCCAAAAATCAGGTTACCAACTTCCTGTCTATTTTCCCGATGCAGAAGGGATTAAAATTGGAAACAAGGTGACCATCCACGGGGTTCCGTTTGGTTATGTTTCCAAAATTCGTTTGGTACAGATTGATGAATATGGAAATCTACTCCCCGAAGGAGAAACGGGGATTGGAACCAAGGTAGAGCTAACCCTCCTTTTGAAAGGAAAGGTGCAACTTTTCTCTAATTACGAAATCACCATCAAAAACGAAAGTCTACTTTCCGGTCGGGTGGTCTCTCTTGACCCCGGCTCTAAGTTCCCGGTCGATCCCAAAACTAAAGAATATATGATGGCAGAGCCTGCTCTCACCAAAGTGGAGATCTCTCCCAAGTCAGGAAAACTGATGCCAATCCAAGGAAAGGTGACACAAGACCCTCTTGTTTCTTTATCCGAACTCATTGCCGAAAACCGCTCCGATATCCGTAAAACCGTACAAAACATCGCCGGAATTACCGGAAAAATCAATGAGGGCCAAGGAACTCTTGGAAAACTCATCAACGAAAGTGATGTACATAAGTCTGTGAATACCACTCTCGGGGATGCCCAGGTCGTTTTGAAAGAGCTCCGAGAAGGACTGGAAGACACAAGGGAACAGGCTCCCGTTACGAGTTTCATTCGTTCTGCCCTCAGCGCATTTTAA
- a CDS encoding peptide MFS transporter — translation MEKPNEINLGKHPEGIAPLFLTEMWERLSYYGMRALLVLYLVKSLGFSDADAGAVYAFYTSFVYLTPVLGGYLTDRFLSYKFSIYLGSFLMLCGHISLAFSDLSFFYSGLVLLALGNGFFKPNISTIFGRLYEKKPGLRDSGFTIFYMGINLGGLIGPILCGSLGERVDWHLGFLSAGFGMAIGMIVFYFGSKRLPNSLWEKQRGQAISSAVTENDHQTKPKILLIVLLSFFSIFFWMAFEQMGSSLNLFALRNTDRFLFGFEIPASVLQSINPLFILLFGPIVSTLWTGLAKRKKNPNPVLKFVLSLVLLGIGFLVMVVAAKYAEAGIAVSILFLVFVYFWNTLSELCLSPVGLSFVSHMAPVKYASVLMGIWFLSNAFGHYAAGILSGYQNQWGSMTNFYGFFVLCSFLGAILLYGIYFLKKKSILLLLKGKEEENLNPDV, via the coding sequence TTGGAAAAGCCGAACGAAATAAATTTGGGCAAACACCCCGAAGGAATCGCACCACTCTTTCTCACCGAGATGTGGGAACGTTTGAGTTATTATGGGATGCGCGCTCTCCTTGTTTTGTATTTGGTAAAGTCATTAGGATTTTCTGATGCTGATGCTGGAGCTGTTTATGCTTTTTATACAAGTTTCGTCTATCTAACGCCTGTTCTTGGAGGATATTTAACAGACAGATTCCTTAGTTACAAATTTTCCATATATTTGGGAAGTTTTCTTATGCTCTGTGGGCATATCTCCCTTGCTTTTTCTGATTTATCTTTTTTCTATTCGGGTCTCGTTTTGTTAGCTCTCGGGAATGGATTTTTTAAACCCAATATCTCTACCATCTTTGGAAGGTTATACGAAAAGAAACCGGGCCTTCGGGACAGTGGATTTACCATATTTTATATGGGGATCAATTTGGGTGGCCTCATTGGTCCGATTCTCTGCGGAAGTTTGGGCGAACGAGTGGATTGGCATTTGGGTTTTTTATCTGCAGGTTTTGGAATGGCAATCGGTATGATTGTATTTTATTTCGGAAGTAAACGTTTGCCTAACTCCCTTTGGGAAAAACAAAGAGGCCAGGCAATTTCATCGGCAGTAACCGAAAACGACCACCAAACCAAACCGAAAATTTTACTCATCGTTCTACTCTCTTTTTTTAGTATCTTCTTTTGGATGGCTTTTGAACAAATGGGTTCTTCTCTGAACCTCTTTGCACTCCGAAATACCGACAGGTTTTTGTTTGGTTTTGAAATTCCTGCCTCGGTATTACAATCCATCAATCCTTTATTTATCCTTCTATTTGGTCCGATCGTCTCTACTCTTTGGACGGGCCTTGCCAAACGAAAAAAGAATCCTAATCCTGTTTTGAAATTTGTTCTTAGTTTGGTTCTTTTGGGAATTGGATTTCTCGTGATGGTCGTTGCAGCAAAATATGCCGAAGCGGGAATTGCTGTTTCTATTTTGTTTTTGGTGTTTGTATACTTTTGGAATACACTGAGTGAACTTTGTCTTTCTCCTGTGGGGCTGTCTTTTGTGAGTCATATGGCGCCGGTTAAATATGCATCCGTTCTTATGGGGATTTGGTTTTTATCCAATGCCTTTGGACATTATGCGGCAGGGATTTTATCGGGTTACCAAAACCAATGGGGAAGTATGACAAACTTCTATGGTTTTTTTGTTCTCTGTTCTTTCTTAGGTGCGATTCTATTGTATGGAATCTATTTTTTGAAAAAGAAATCGATTCTACTTTTGTTAAAAGGTAAAGAAGAAGAAAACTTAAATCCAGATGTTTAA